One segment of Enterobacter ludwigii DNA contains the following:
- a CDS encoding phosphoethanolamine transferase, translating to MNLTLIDTVVTRSRALSPWTGFYFLQSLLINFALGYPFSLLYAVAFTCILHVLWRTAPRAQKTLVGICSLVAALYFPFGQAYGSPNFNTLLALHSTNMEESTEILTIFPWYSYVVGLFIFALGVIAVRRKAEEKKTWGKIEHLCLAFSVVAFFVAPVQNLAWGGVFKLKDTGYPVFRFVKDVVVNNKEVLDEQARMAELSNMKDTWNVLAVKPKYHTYVVVIGESARRDAMGAFGGHWDNTPFASSVKGTLFTDYVAASGSTQKSLGLTLNRVVDDKPQFQDNFVTLANRAGFQTWWFSNQGQIGEYDTAIASIARRADEVQFLKNGDFEADKNTKDEALLKMTAQVFASPRTQPQLIVLHLMGSHPQACDRTGGKYAEFVQSKETSCYLYTMTQTDDLLSKLYDQLRNTGDSFSMVYFSDHGLAFKERGKEVQYLAHDDKFQQNFQVPFMVVSSDDKTHRIIKARRSANDFLTFFSQWTGISAQQIKNAYPFVSNKKAPPVYITNFKLQKVDYNHLGTDIFDIKSK from the coding sequence ATGAATTTAACCCTGATAGACACCGTTGTTACCCGTAGCCGGGCCTTAAGCCCGTGGACGGGATTTTACTTTTTGCAGTCATTACTGATTAACTTTGCGCTGGGCTATCCCTTTAGCCTGCTCTATGCCGTGGCCTTTACCTGCATATTGCATGTGCTGTGGCGAACGGCTCCGCGCGCGCAAAAAACGTTAGTCGGAATCTGTTCTCTGGTCGCTGCACTCTATTTCCCGTTTGGTCAGGCTTACGGCTCGCCGAACTTTAATACCCTGCTGGCGCTGCACTCGACCAATATGGAAGAGTCAACAGAGATCCTGACGATCTTCCCCTGGTACAGCTATGTGGTCGGCCTCTTTATCTTTGCCCTTGGCGTGATAGCCGTTCGCCGTAAAGCGGAAGAGAAAAAAACGTGGGGAAAAATTGAGCACCTGTGCCTGGCGTTTAGCGTGGTGGCATTCTTTGTCGCACCAGTACAAAACCTGGCCTGGGGTGGGGTGTTCAAGCTGAAGGATACCGGCTATCCGGTGTTCCGTTTTGTGAAAGACGTCGTCGTTAACAATAAAGAGGTGCTCGACGAACAGGCACGTATGGCTGAGCTTTCAAATATGAAAGACACCTGGAACGTGCTGGCCGTGAAGCCCAAATATCACACCTATGTGGTGGTGATTGGTGAAAGTGCACGTCGCGACGCCATGGGAGCCTTTGGCGGACACTGGGACAACACGCCGTTCGCCAGTTCGGTCAAAGGCACCCTGTTTACCGATTATGTTGCGGCCAGCGGCTCAACGCAGAAATCTCTCGGCCTGACGCTGAACCGGGTGGTCGACGACAAACCCCAGTTTCAGGATAACTTTGTTACCCTGGCGAACCGCGCAGGTTTCCAGACCTGGTGGTTCTCCAATCAGGGACAAATTGGCGAATACGATACGGCCATTGCCAGTATTGCCAGACGCGCCGACGAAGTGCAGTTCCTGAAGAACGGTGATTTTGAAGCGGACAAGAACACGAAAGATGAAGCGTTGCTGAAAATGACGGCGCAGGTCTTTGCCTCTCCGCGTACCCAGCCGCAGCTGATTGTTCTGCACCTGATGGGGTCTCACCCGCAGGCCTGCGATCGGACCGGCGGTAAATACGCAGAGTTTGTGCAGTCCAAGGAAACCTCATGCTATCTCTACACCATGACGCAAACCGACGACCTGCTCAGCAAACTGTACGATCAGTTACGCAATACGGGTGACAGTTTCTCGATGGTCTACTTCTCGGATCACGGGCTGGCGTTTAAAGAGCGCGGTAAAGAGGTGCAGTATCTGGCGCACGACGATAAGTTCCAGCAGAACTTCCAGGTACCGTTTATGGTTGTGTCGAGTGATGATAAAACGCATCGCATTATTAAAGCGCGGCGTTCGGCCAATGATTTCCTGACCTTCTTCTCGCAGTGGACGGGGATTTCGGCACAGCAGATAAAAAATGCGTACCCGTTTGTCTCTAACAAGAAGGCTCCCCCAGTTTACATTACCAACTTCAAGTTACAGAAAGTTGACTATAACCATCTGGGAACCGATATCTTCGATATTAAGAGTAAATAA
- the mntS gene encoding manganase accumulation protein MntS, protein MNEFKRCMNVFTHSPFKVRLMLLNMLCDMFNNKPPHQDDKPSH, encoded by the coding sequence ATGAACGAATTCAAGAGGTGTATGAACGTGTTTACCCACTCCCCCTTTAAAGTACGCCTGATGCTGTTGAACATGCTGTGCGATATGTTTAACAACAAACCCCCGCATCAGGACGACAAACCTTCCCACTAA
- the mntR gene encoding manganese-binding transcriptional regulator MntR, which translates to MNRRAGKPTIRKTTQLVNVEEHVEGFRQVREAHRRELIDDYVELISDLIREVGEARQVDMAARLGVSQPTVAKMLKRLASVGLIEMIPWRGVFLTPEGEKLAQESRERHQLVENFLLVLGVSPEIARRDAEGMEHHVSEETLVKFREFTLKYGPSAE; encoded by the coding sequence ATGAACCGTCGCGCAGGTAAGCCAACAATCAGAAAAACGACGCAACTGGTGAATGTTGAAGAACATGTCGAAGGTTTTCGCCAGGTACGTGAAGCGCACCGTCGTGAGTTGATTGATGACTATGTTGAACTGATTTCCGATTTGATTCGCGAGGTCGGGGAGGCGCGCCAGGTGGATATGGCTGCACGGCTGGGCGTTTCCCAACCGACAGTGGCAAAAATGTTAAAACGTCTGGCCTCCGTGGGCCTGATTGAAATGATCCCCTGGCGCGGCGTCTTTCTGACGCCGGAAGGGGAGAAACTCGCCCAGGAGAGTCGCGAGCGCCACCAGCTCGTCGAAAACTTCTTACTGGTGCTGGGCGTAAGCCCGGAAATTGCCCGCCGGGACGCGGAAGGAATGGAACACCACGTCAGCGAAGAGACGCTGGTTAAGTTTCGCGAATTTACCCTTAAATATGGTCCCTCCGCTGAATGA
- a CDS encoding anion transporter — translation MNIPGLQALARDRFFHLLFIIGAVLSIFVPFAPHTWPAVIDWRTIITLSGLMMLTKGVELSGYFDVLGRKMVRRFATERRLALFMVFSAAVLSTFLTNDVALFIIVPLTLTLRKLCEIPVSRLIIFEALAVNAGSLLTPIGNPQNILLWGRSGLSFAAFTWQMAPLALVMMVSLLAVCWFAFPVKKLQYHSGTTGPQWQPRLVWSCLALYIVFLFALELKYELAGVLLVAAGFLFLARRVLVSVDWTLLLVFMVMFIDVHLLIQLPVLQHVLHSVSGLSQPGLWLTAIGLSQFISNVPSTILLLNYVPPDTLLAWAVNIGGFGLLPGSLANLIALRMANDRRIWWRFHVWSIPMLIWAAAIGFGIFLLI, via the coding sequence ATGAACATCCCCGGACTGCAGGCCCTGGCACGCGATCGTTTCTTCCATCTCTTATTCATCATTGGCGCAGTACTGAGCATCTTTGTGCCGTTTGCGCCACACACCTGGCCTGCGGTGATTGACTGGCGCACCATCATTACCCTCAGTGGCCTGATGATGCTCACCAAAGGGGTAGAGTTGAGCGGCTATTTTGACGTCCTGGGACGTAAAATGGTGCGCCGCTTTGCCACTGAACGCCGTCTGGCGCTGTTTATGGTGTTCTCTGCTGCGGTGCTGTCGACGTTTCTGACCAACGACGTGGCGCTGTTTATCATCGTGCCACTCACGCTCACGTTGCGTAAGCTCTGCGAGATCCCGGTTAGCCGGCTGATCATTTTCGAGGCACTGGCCGTTAACGCCGGTTCGCTTCTGACCCCTATCGGCAACCCACAAAATATTCTCCTGTGGGGACGCTCCGGGCTGTCGTTTGCCGCTTTTACCTGGCAGATGGCTCCGCTGGCGCTGGTGATGATGGTGTCGCTGCTGGCGGTCTGCTGGTTCGCGTTCCCGGTTAAAAAACTGCAGTACCACAGCGGTACCACGGGCCCGCAGTGGCAGCCGCGTCTGGTGTGGAGTTGTCTGGCGCTGTACATCGTTTTCCTGTTCGCGCTGGAACTGAAGTATGAACTGGCGGGCGTACTGCTCGTCGCCGCCGGTTTTTTATTCCTGGCGCGGCGCGTGCTGGTCAGCGTGGACTGGACGTTATTGCTGGTCTTTATGGTGATGTTTATTGATGTGCATCTGCTTATCCAGCTTCCGGTACTGCAACACGTTCTGCACAGCGTCAGCGGCCTGTCGCAGCCGGGATTGTGGCTCACGGCGATTGGTCTGTCACAGTTCATCAGCAACGTGCCTTCCACCATTTTACTCCTCAACTACGTTCCCCCTGACACGCTGCTGGCGTGGGCGGTGAATATCGGCGGGTTTGGGCTGCTGCCCGGTTCGCTTGCTAACCTGATTGCCCTGCGTATGGCTAACGATCGTCGTATCTGGTGGCGTTTCCATGTCTGGTCGATCCCGATGCTGATTTGGGCCGCGGCGATCGGTTTCGGAATTTTCCTTCTCATATAG
- a CDS encoding HlyD family secretion protein, with protein sequence MAEDQNLPADEQENNTKQRKRPGKKPLIILGIVVVVMVIVALVWWFLTRNEETTDDAFTDGDVVTIAPKTAGYVTELRVRDNQRVKKGDLLVVIDPRDTTAQRDQAQAQLGLAIAQLHQAQAQLALSKVQYPAQRDEAKAQVIKAQADLANAQAEYRRQRGVDPRATTQQSIDTANAQLRSAQAGLASAQAQLEVAEQVQLQIRQQETNVEARQRQVDQAKAQLETATLNLSYTEVRAPFDGFVTKRNVQPGTLVQAGTALFSLVSPNVWVVANFKESQLERMKPGDKVEVSVDAWPDMALEGHVDSIQQGSGSRFSAFPSENATGNFVKIVQRVPVKIVIDKGLDPNKPLPLGLSVAPKVTVE encoded by the coding sequence ATGGCTGAAGATCAAAACCTGCCTGCTGACGAGCAGGAAAACAACACTAAACAGCGTAAGCGCCCGGGCAAAAAACCGTTAATCATCCTTGGCATTGTCGTGGTGGTGATGGTTATCGTGGCGCTGGTCTGGTGGTTTTTAACCCGTAACGAAGAGACCACTGACGACGCCTTTACCGACGGTGATGTGGTGACGATTGCCCCGAAAACGGCAGGCTATGTCACCGAGCTGCGCGTGCGCGATAACCAGCGGGTGAAAAAGGGTGACCTGCTGGTGGTTATCGATCCGCGTGATACCACCGCCCAGCGCGATCAGGCGCAGGCCCAGCTTGGGCTGGCGATCGCCCAGCTGCATCAGGCTCAGGCGCAGCTGGCGCTGTCAAAAGTCCAGTATCCCGCTCAGCGTGATGAAGCCAAAGCGCAGGTGATTAAAGCGCAGGCCGATCTGGCCAATGCGCAGGCGGAGTATCGCCGCCAGCGAGGCGTTGACCCGCGAGCGACCACCCAGCAAAGTATTGATACCGCCAATGCCCAGCTGCGCAGTGCCCAGGCGGGCCTGGCAAGTGCGCAGGCGCAGCTTGAAGTGGCAGAGCAGGTACAGCTGCAGATCCGCCAGCAGGAAACCAATGTGGAAGCGCGTCAGCGCCAGGTCGATCAGGCCAAAGCGCAGCTGGAAACCGCGACGCTGAACCTCTCTTACACCGAAGTCCGCGCCCCGTTTGACGGTTTTGTCACTAAACGCAACGTCCAGCCCGGCACCCTGGTGCAGGCGGGTACCGCGCTGTTTTCACTGGTCTCTCCGAATGTGTGGGTGGTGGCGAACTTTAAAGAGTCGCAGCTCGAACGCATGAAGCCGGGCGATAAGGTCGAGGTGTCCGTAGATGCCTGGCCGGATATGGCGCTCGAAGGCCATGTCGACAGTATTCAACAGGGCAGCGGCTCGCGCTTCTCCGCCTTCCCGTCGGAAAACGCTACCGGTAACTTTGTCAAAATCGTTCAGCGCGTGCCGGTGAAGATCGTGATTGATAAAGGGCTGGATCCCAACAAACCACTGCCGCTTGGGCTGTCGGTGGCACCGAAGGTGACAGTGGAATGA
- a CDS encoding DHA2 family efflux MFS transporter permease subunit, with the protein MTDHSHDNWRPASNPWAVAIVVTLAVFMEILDTTIVNVALPHVAGSLSSSYDESTWVLTSYLVANGIVLPISAFLSRVFGRKQFFLICIVMFTVCSFLCGIATELWQIILFRVMQGFFGGGLQPTQQSVLLDYFKPEDRGKAFGLSSIAIIVAPVLGPTLGGWITDNYSWRWVFFINIPVGIVTVLAIYQLLEDPPWESKSKEKLSIDWTGIGLIALGLGCLQVMLDRGEDEDWFYSNFIRTFAVLTLIGIIGAIYWLMYAKKPVVDLHCMKDRNFAISSLLMAGMAMILYGSSVVIPQLAQQDLGYTATWSGLVLSPGAVLIVLTIPLVLKLMPVVQTRWIIAFGFTCLAVSFFWSRTLTPDIDFETLVLFRSAQSIGLGFLFVPLTTIAFISIPRRLNADAAALFTMFRNVAGSIGISLSTAAITERSQAHSAHLAYHASPFNEQFQLAIRESAQAIQNFTTQVGDPTGTATGRMYQTMIEQSRFLAYIDVFTILSVVAMLLIPFCLLLSPVKSEGSAGAH; encoded by the coding sequence ATGACGGATCACAGCCACGACAACTGGCGACCTGCCAGTAATCCGTGGGCGGTGGCGATTGTGGTCACGCTGGCGGTGTTTATGGAAATCCTCGACACCACTATCGTTAACGTGGCGCTCCCGCATGTGGCCGGGTCGCTCTCGTCCAGCTACGACGAATCCACCTGGGTATTGACCAGCTACCTGGTGGCAAACGGCATAGTGCTGCCGATATCGGCTTTCCTGAGTCGGGTTTTTGGCCGCAAGCAGTTCTTCCTGATCTGCATCGTGATGTTCACGGTCTGTTCGTTCCTGTGCGGGATCGCCACCGAGCTGTGGCAGATCATTCTTTTTCGCGTAATGCAGGGCTTTTTCGGCGGCGGGCTGCAGCCCACGCAGCAGTCGGTGCTGCTCGACTACTTTAAACCCGAGGACCGGGGTAAAGCGTTTGGCCTGTCGTCAATCGCCATCATCGTTGCGCCGGTACTTGGCCCGACGCTGGGCGGCTGGATCACCGATAACTACTCCTGGCGCTGGGTTTTCTTCATCAACATTCCGGTGGGGATTGTAACGGTGCTGGCGATCTACCAGCTGCTGGAAGACCCGCCATGGGAAAGCAAATCGAAAGAGAAGCTGTCTATCGACTGGACGGGGATCGGCCTGATCGCGCTGGGGCTGGGCTGCCTGCAGGTGATGCTCGACCGGGGAGAAGATGAGGACTGGTTTTATTCGAACTTTATTCGCACCTTTGCCGTGCTGACGCTCATCGGCATTATTGGAGCGATTTACTGGCTGATGTATGCCAAAAAACCGGTGGTAGATCTGCACTGCATGAAAGATCGCAACTTCGCCATCTCCAGCCTGTTGATGGCGGGCATGGCGATGATTCTGTACGGCAGTTCGGTGGTGATTCCGCAGCTTGCACAGCAGGATCTGGGCTACACCGCCACCTGGTCCGGGCTGGTCCTTTCGCCGGGCGCCGTGTTAATCGTATTGACTATCCCGCTGGTGCTGAAGCTGATGCCGGTGGTGCAGACGCGCTGGATTATCGCTTTCGGTTTTACCTGCCTGGCGGTGTCGTTCTTCTGGTCACGTACGCTGACCCCGGATATCGATTTCGAAACGCTGGTGTTGTTCCGCAGCGCCCAGTCGATAGGGCTTGGGTTCCTGTTTGTTCCTCTCACCACCATTGCTTTTATTTCGATACCGAGGCGGCTGAACGCCGATGCGGCGGCGCTGTTCACCATGTTTCGCAACGTGGCGGGCTCAATTGGCATCTCGCTTTCTACGGCGGCCATTACCGAACGTTCCCAGGCGCACAGCGCGCATCTGGCCTATCACGCGTCACCGTTTAATGAACAGTTCCAGCTGGCGATACGCGAAAGCGCACAGGCGATCCAGAACTTCACCACTCAGGTCGGGGACCCTACCGGTACCGCCACCGGGCGCATGTACCAGACCATGATCGAGCAGTCGCGCTTCCTGGCGTATATCGACGTGTTCACCATTCTGAGCGTGGTAGCCATGTTACTGATTCCGTTTTGTTTGTTGCTCTCGCCGGTTAAGAGCGAGGGGAGTGCAGGAGCACATTGA
- a CDS encoding efflux transporter outer membrane subunit gives MIHRRLTPLMIMLLAGCAVGPDYQPPASQTPTHWNDPGDSGVKSKTASTATNPRWWKTFGSPQLDSLIERAIAGNLSLQQTVLRIAGAREQINQAGGAFYPSVNGNLQATRQQLGLEGELKSHGVYDQLDNVDPELRGALGPLTQPINLYQGSFDAQWEIDLWGKVRRQVEAAEAQQKAAIEQRNDALVSLEAEVARAWLQLRGAQSIIATLNTQIKSAQQTLELTESRQRGGLSPQMDVENARAQLGNLEAQLPQYQAQARQAMNGLAILLGKPPGALDAELQSAQPMPALPDIVQTGIPSTLARRRPDVREAEANLHAATAQIGVSVAQLFPSFTLSGQFGLRNSETNWLTDWSSHFYSFGPQVSIPIFQGGRLVSSVKVARAQQGAAVLDYRQTVLTALGDVENALVSYRTDQQREAGLAKTIDALQNAFDLASDSYRQGIASFIDVLDAQRQLAQAQQQRAQAQVQSALDLVALYKALGGGWEPYQQVQLPDYKVFGEAPRG, from the coding sequence ATGATACACAGACGTTTAACCCCCCTGATGATCATGCTGCTGGCAGGCTGTGCCGTGGGGCCAGATTACCAGCCGCCGGCGTCGCAGACCCCGACACACTGGAACGATCCGGGTGACAGCGGCGTGAAGTCAAAAACGGCCTCGACGGCAACCAACCCACGCTGGTGGAAAACCTTCGGTTCACCGCAGCTGGACAGCCTGATAGAGCGCGCGATCGCGGGAAATTTATCCCTGCAGCAGACGGTGTTGCGTATTGCCGGGGCGCGCGAACAGATTAACCAGGCGGGTGGGGCGTTTTACCCTTCCGTAAACGGTAATCTGCAGGCCACGCGCCAGCAGCTTGGGCTGGAGGGAGAGCTGAAATCCCACGGCGTGTACGACCAGCTTGATAACGTGGATCCTGAACTCAGGGGCGCGCTAGGACCGCTGACGCAGCCGATCAATCTTTACCAGGGAAGCTTCGATGCGCAGTGGGAAATCGACCTGTGGGGCAAGGTGCGCCGACAGGTAGAGGCTGCCGAAGCGCAGCAGAAAGCGGCGATAGAGCAGCGTAACGACGCGCTGGTGTCGCTGGAGGCGGAAGTGGCGCGCGCATGGCTGCAGCTGCGGGGGGCGCAGAGCATCATTGCCACGCTGAACACCCAGATTAAGAGCGCGCAACAAACCCTGGAACTCACCGAAAGCCGCCAGCGGGGCGGGCTGTCACCGCAAATGGACGTTGAAAATGCGCGTGCCCAGTTGGGGAACCTCGAAGCGCAGCTTCCTCAGTATCAGGCCCAGGCACGGCAGGCAATGAATGGCCTCGCGATTTTACTCGGCAAGCCGCCGGGGGCGCTGGATGCGGAGCTGCAGTCGGCGCAGCCGATGCCCGCCCTGCCGGATATCGTACAAACGGGTATCCCATCCACGCTGGCCCGTCGTCGTCCTGACGTGCGCGAGGCGGAAGCCAACCTCCACGCCGCCACGGCGCAAATTGGCGTTTCCGTGGCGCAGCTGTTCCCGAGCTTTACCCTCTCAGGGCAGTTTGGTCTGCGAAACAGCGAAACCAACTGGCTGACGGACTGGAGCAGCCACTTCTACAGCTTCGGCCCGCAGGTCTCGATACCGATTTTCCAGGGCGGAAGACTGGTCTCGAGCGTGAAGGTGGCGCGTGCGCAGCAGGGCGCGGCAGTGCTCGACTACCGCCAGACGGTGCTCACCGCGCTCGGGGACGTAGAGAATGCGCTGGTGAGTTACCGCACCGATCAGCAGCGTGAAGCCGGCCTTGCTAAAACCATCGATGCGTTGCAAAACGCGTTCGATTTGGCAAGCGACAGCTACCGGCAGGGGATCGCCAGCTTTATTGACGTGCTGGATGCCCAGCGGCAGCTGGCGCAGGCGCAGCAGCAACGCGCGCAGGCGCAGGTACAAAGCGCTCTCGATCTGGTGGCGCTCTACAAAGCGCTGGGCGGCGGCTGGGAGCCGTATCAGCAGGTGCAATTACCGGATTACAAGGTCTTTGGTGAGGCTCCGCGCGGATAA
- a CDS encoding aldo/keto reductase, translating into MRYQKLGNTGLFVSELCLGTMTFGGEGGMWGKIGQLQQSEAEQLVGRALDAGINFIDTADVYSEGRSEEITGQALKNLKIPRENVVVATKVFGETGTAGVNSRGSSRYHIISSVKESLRRLQLDHIDLYQLHGFDPATPVEEMLYALDNLVQHGHVRYIGVSNWAAWQIAKALGISERLGLARFASLQAYYTIAGRDLERELIPMMQSEGVGLMVWSPLAGGLLSGKYGRDGQSESGGRRLEFDFPPVNKERAFDCVDVMRTLAERKGVSVAQIALAWLLHQKAVTSVIIGAKRVDQLDDNIAATGIRLSEDELKQLDAVSALPREYPGWMLERQGEYRRHQLAQQ; encoded by the coding sequence ATGCGTTATCAAAAACTGGGCAATACCGGTCTGTTTGTGTCTGAACTGTGCCTTGGCACCATGACCTTCGGCGGAGAAGGCGGCATGTGGGGCAAGATTGGTCAGCTGCAGCAAAGTGAAGCCGAGCAGCTGGTGGGCCGTGCACTGGATGCCGGAATTAATTTCATCGATACCGCGGATGTGTATTCGGAAGGGCGCTCGGAGGAAATCACCGGCCAGGCGCTGAAGAACCTGAAAATTCCGCGCGAAAACGTGGTGGTTGCCACCAAAGTGTTTGGCGAAACGGGCACGGCCGGGGTGAACTCCCGCGGCAGTTCGCGCTATCACATCATCAGTAGCGTCAAAGAGAGCCTGCGCCGTCTGCAGCTCGATCATATCGATCTGTATCAACTCCACGGTTTTGACCCGGCAACCCCTGTCGAAGAGATGCTCTACGCGCTGGATAACCTGGTGCAGCATGGGCACGTGCGTTATATCGGCGTCTCTAACTGGGCGGCGTGGCAGATTGCCAAAGCGCTGGGCATTTCCGAACGCCTTGGACTGGCGCGTTTTGCTTCGCTGCAGGCGTATTACACCATCGCCGGGCGCGATCTTGAGCGTGAACTGATACCGATGATGCAGAGTGAAGGCGTCGGGTTGATGGTCTGGAGCCCACTGGCAGGCGGTCTGCTTAGCGGAAAATATGGCCGTGACGGGCAGAGTGAATCCGGCGGTCGCCGCCTGGAATTTGACTTCCCGCCGGTGAATAAAGAGCGTGCTTTCGATTGCGTGGATGTGATGCGCACCCTGGCCGAGCGCAAGGGTGTCTCTGTGGCGCAAATTGCGCTGGCGTGGTTGCTGCATCAGAAGGCCGTAACCAGCGTCATTATTGGTGCCAAACGTGTCGACCAGCTGGACGACAACATTGCCGCCACCGGGATCCGTTTAAGCGAAGACGAGCTTAAACAGCTTGATGCCGTCAGCGCGCTGCCGCGCGAATACCCGGGCTGGATGCTGGAGCGGCAGGGTGAATATCGCCGTCATCAGCTTGCACAACAATAA
- a CDS encoding glycoside hydrolase family 1 protein encodes MNQFLPANFLWGNSVSSMQTEGAWNEGGKGMSVYDIREAGENVSDWKVATDSYHRYREDFDLMQDLGMNCYRFQIAWSRVCPQGDGDFNDEGIAFYDGFINDLIARGIEPMICLYHFDMPLALAQEYNGFNDRRVMDAFIRYGKKMIDCYGDRVKYWLTFNEQNIFHMPEAFRISGYMKGEKTLRELYELQHHTMVAHMTLTEYLHQTRPGQLMGGMLAHQLVYPATCKPRDIFCAQQYDEFLNQNLLRVFAGQGYSPAVMAVVEQQGFADIYRAEDLALLARTKNDYMAFSYYASKTLDSDAIPEGTPVNDYLLHGDKNNPYLKATEWNWQIDPLGFRTIITRYYNDWRMPVFPIENGIGVIESWDGVNPIEDIYRIDYHRAHIEAMKQAMFEDGAEVIGYLGWGLIDILSSQGDMRKRYGVVYVNRENHDLKDLKRVPKKSYAWLKQVIHTNGREM; translated from the coding sequence ATGAATCAATTTCTGCCAGCCAATTTTTTATGGGGCAATTCCGTATCCAGTATGCAGACGGAAGGGGCCTGGAATGAGGGAGGAAAGGGAATGTCGGTATATGACATTCGCGAAGCCGGGGAGAACGTTTCTGACTGGAAAGTCGCGACCGATTCCTACCACCGCTATCGGGAAGATTTCGACCTGATGCAGGATCTGGGCATGAACTGCTACCGCTTTCAGATCGCCTGGAGCCGCGTATGTCCACAGGGCGACGGTGACTTCAACGACGAAGGCATCGCCTTTTATGACGGCTTTATTAACGATTTAATTGCCCGCGGCATTGAGCCGATGATCTGCCTCTACCACTTCGATATGCCGCTGGCGCTGGCGCAGGAGTACAACGGCTTTAACGATCGCCGTGTGATGGACGCGTTTATCCGCTACGGCAAAAAGATGATCGACTGTTACGGCGACCGGGTGAAGTACTGGCTGACGTTTAACGAGCAGAACATCTTCCACATGCCGGAAGCCTTCCGGATCTCGGGCTATATGAAAGGCGAGAAAACCCTGCGCGAGCTGTATGAACTGCAGCACCACACCATGGTCGCGCATATGACCCTGACCGAATACCTGCACCAGACCCGTCCGGGCCAGCTGATGGGCGGTATGCTGGCGCACCAGCTGGTCTATCCGGCGACCTGTAAACCGCGTGATATCTTCTGCGCCCAGCAGTATGACGAATTCCTCAACCAGAACCTGCTGCGCGTCTTTGCCGGCCAGGGTTACAGCCCGGCGGTGATGGCGGTCGTGGAACAGCAAGGTTTTGCGGATATCTACCGCGCTGAGGATCTTGCGCTGCTGGCGCGTACCAAAAACGACTATATGGCCTTCAGTTACTACGCCAGTAAAACCCTCGACAGCGATGCGATCCCCGAAGGAACGCCGGTCAACGATTACCTTCTGCACGGTGATAAAAATAACCCGTACCTGAAAGCGACCGAATGGAACTGGCAGATTGATCCGCTGGGCTTTCGCACCATCATCACCCGCTATTACAACGACTGGCGTATGCCGGTATTCCCGATTGAAAACGGTATTGGGGTGATCGAGTCCTGGGACGGTGTGAATCCGATTGAAGATATCTACCGTATTGACTACCACCGGGCGCATATCGAGGCGATGAAACAAGCCATGTTTGAGGATGGCGCAGAGGTGATCGGTTACCTCGGCTGGGGCTTAATCGACATTCTGAGTTCACAGGGAGACATGCGTAAGCGTTACGGCGTGGTCTATGTGAACCGTGAAAACCACGACCTCAAAGACTTAAAGCGCGTACCGAAGAAGAGCTACGCATGGTTGAAACAGGTTATCCATACCAACGGACGCGAGATGTAA